In Mustela nigripes isolate SB6536 chromosome 2, MUSNIG.SB6536, whole genome shotgun sequence, a single window of DNA contains:
- the IQCF6 gene encoding IQ domain-containing protein F6, producing MDTQNSEKAAIKIQSWWRGIMVRRSLLHTALRAWVIQCWWRSVQAKMLEQRRRLALRLYTCQEWAVVKVQAQVRMWQARRRFLQARQAACVIQSHWRWHTSQTRGLIRGRYEVKASRLELDIEILLT from the exons ATGGACACACAAAAT TCGGAGAAGGCAGCCATAAAGATTCAGTCATGGTGGCGTGGCATCATGGTGCGCCGGTCGCTACTGCATACAGCCCTCAGGGCCTGGGTCATCCAGTGCTGGTGGAGGTCGGTGCAGGCCAAGATGCTGGAGCAGAGACGGCGCCTGGCACTAAGACTCTACACCTGCCAGGAGTGGGCCGTGGTGAAGGTGCAGGCGCAGGTCCGAATGTGGCAGGCCCGCAGACGGTTTCTCCAGGCGCGCCAGGCGGCCTGCGTCATCCAGTCTCACTGGCGCTGGCACACCAGTCAAACCCGGGGCCTGATCCGGGGCCGCTATGAGGTCAAAGCCAGCCGGCTGGAGCTTGACATCGAAATCCTCTTGACCTAG